In Natronoarchaeum philippinense, a single window of DNA contains:
- a CDS encoding DUF7573 domain-containing protein has protein sequence MSDDSSLADFGDEADDPDEASDIADDAAGTAVVTYQWGTETTCERCGEATSRLWRPDDDAGEPDTAMVCVDCKRW, from the coding sequence GTGTCCGACGACAGCTCTCTGGCGGATTTCGGCGACGAAGCGGACGACCCAGACGAGGCCAGCGACATCGCCGATGACGCCGCTGGTACCGCTGTAGTCACCTACCAGTGGGGTACCGAAACCACCTGCGAGCGCTGCGGCGAGGCGACGAGTCGGCTGTGGCGTCCGGACGACGACGCGGGCGAACCAGACACCGCCATGGTCTGTGTCGACTGCAAACGCTGGTAG
- a CDS encoding pyridoxamine 5'-phosphate oxidase family protein, with protein MPVSDRSEFTCTGVWSRERVESFLRETTVPLRLSCHTPAGRLWMLSLWYRYRDGRLWCATAADADVVEYLRADEEVAFEISTNDPPYRGVRGNGVAHVRSDGGKELLASLLERYLGGTESSLGDQLLDDNREEVRIEIEPRRAFSWDFSERMADAVDD; from the coding sequence ATTCCCGTGTCCGACCGTAGCGAGTTCACCTGCACCGGCGTCTGGTCGCGCGAGCGCGTCGAGTCGTTTCTCCGCGAGACGACCGTTCCACTCAGGCTCTCGTGTCACACGCCGGCCGGTCGGCTCTGGATGCTCTCGCTGTGGTACCGGTACCGGGACGGCCGGCTGTGGTGTGCGACCGCGGCCGACGCCGACGTGGTCGAGTATTTGCGCGCCGACGAGGAGGTCGCCTTCGAGATCTCGACGAACGACCCGCCCTACCGTGGCGTGCGGGGCAACGGCGTCGCGCACGTCCGGTCGGATGGCGGCAAGGAGCTCTTGGCGTCGCTGCTGGAGCGATATCTCGGTGGGACGGAGTCGTCGCTGGGCGATCAGCTACTCGATGACAATCGCGAGGAAGTGCGCATCGAAATCGAACCGAGGCGGGCGTTCAGCTGGGACTTCTCCGAACGAATGGCCGACGCAGTCGACGACTAA
- a CDS encoding archaemetzincin family Zn-dependent metalloprotease: MLVDIVPVGDLPAEVKRKASAGLRTVYDCDVTVHKSQPIPDGAFDANRNQYRAEDFIEMASHIGSGEKNIAVTAKDLFYRKRNYVFGLAYLDGNGSVVSTYRLQTSSDGGFSERNPDEIFGDRVRKEIVHEIGHTLGLEHCDNNRCVMNFSPTVREVDVKEETLCGTCQRQVL, translated from the coding sequence ATGCTCGTTGACATCGTCCCGGTGGGGGACCTTCCCGCGGAGGTAAAGCGGAAGGCCTCTGCCGGCCTCCGGACGGTATACGACTGTGATGTCACCGTCCACAAGTCCCAGCCGATCCCCGACGGCGCGTTCGACGCTAACCGAAATCAGTACCGCGCCGAGGACTTCATCGAGATGGCCAGTCACATCGGGTCGGGAGAGAAAAACATCGCCGTCACCGCCAAGGACCTGTTCTACCGCAAGCGTAACTACGTCTTCGGGCTGGCGTACCTCGACGGTAACGGGAGCGTCGTCTCGACGTACCGCCTCCAGACCTCCAGCGACGGCGGGTTCTCCGAGCGCAATCCCGACGAAATCTTCGGCGACCGGGTTCGCAAGGAGATCGTCCACGAGATCGGTCACACCCTTGGATTGGAACACTGTGACAACAACCGCTGTGTGATGAACTTCTCGCCGACAGTCCGGGAGGTCGATGTCAAAGAGGAAACGCTCTGTGGCACCTGCCAGCGGCAGGTACTTTAG
- a CDS encoding UPF0146 family protein, with amino-acid sequence MPHADSDALVERLARFERVVEVGVGRRPGVAAALADAGVDVTATDVVARETPASVQFVRDDVTDPTRSVYADADAVYALNAPPELHRPCAEIARAVDAAFLFTTLGYDQPAISAERETLPNETLFVARRTR; translated from the coding sequence GTGCCACACGCTGATTCCGACGCGCTCGTCGAACGACTCGCCCGCTTCGAGCGCGTCGTCGAGGTGGGCGTCGGCCGTCGCCCCGGCGTCGCCGCCGCGCTCGCGGACGCCGGCGTCGACGTGACCGCGACGGATGTCGTCGCGCGCGAGACGCCGGCGTCGGTCCAGTTCGTCCGCGACGACGTGACCGATCCGACCCGATCGGTGTACGCCGACGCCGACGCGGTCTACGCACTCAACGCGCCGCCGGAGCTGCATCGCCCCTGCGCCGAGATTGCCCGTGCTGTCGATGCTGCGTTCCTCTTTACGACGCTCGGGTACGATCAACCCGCGATTTCAGCCGAGCGGGAGACGCTTCCGAACGAGACGTTGTTCGTGGCTCGTCGGACGAGATGA
- a CDS encoding phosphatase PAP2 family protein → MILLQILAVVAAVAGVILGALLVGCVGVDRLSAILRSPAERKRRFREIVPYLGGLVAVLLINKGLLQYSLKASRLVGWKATGQIYELEGEFVAWIQDLFPDAALLYFAGIYVFGYVVLLVFPLVAYFVADQLRHLKVLLTAYAINYGVGVICYTLFVAYGPRNMMPTAVAQPMYTQFPEVMYLTAMINYSSNVFPSLHTSMSLTAMVLALMSREEYPAWTPIATVLGISVMIATMHLGIHWLTDVIAGIVLGAVAVYAADRIVAWTEQRLVERRSGSNGRSVNWSD, encoded by the coding sequence ATGATCCTGCTCCAGATCTTGGCCGTCGTTGCAGCGGTGGCCGGCGTGATCCTTGGAGCCCTTCTCGTGGGCTGCGTGGGAGTGGATCGCCTCTCGGCGATTCTACGGAGCCCCGCAGAGCGCAAGCGACGCTTTCGTGAGATCGTGCCGTATCTCGGCGGGCTTGTCGCCGTGTTGCTGATCAACAAGGGTCTGCTGCAGTACAGTCTCAAGGCCTCGCGGCTGGTGGGCTGGAAAGCGACCGGCCAGATCTACGAACTCGAAGGCGAGTTCGTCGCGTGGATACAGGACCTGTTCCCCGACGCCGCACTCCTCTACTTCGCGGGGATCTACGTGTTCGGCTACGTGGTGTTGCTGGTGTTCCCGCTGGTGGCGTACTTCGTCGCCGACCAACTCCGGCATCTGAAGGTGCTGTTGACCGCCTACGCGATCAACTACGGCGTCGGCGTGATCTGTTATACCCTCTTTGTCGCCTACGGGCCACGGAACATGATGCCGACGGCGGTCGCCCAGCCGATGTACACCCAGTTCCCCGAGGTGATGTATCTGACCGCGATGATCAACTACAGCTCGAACGTGTTCCCGTCGTTGCACACCTCGATGTCGCTGACGGCGATGGTGCTGGCGCTGATGAGCCGCGAGGAGTACCCGGCGTGGACGCCGATTGCGACGGTACTGGGCATCAGCGTGATGATCGCAACGATGCATCTGGGCATCCACTGGCTGACCGACGTGATCGCCGGCATCGTGCTCGGAGCCGTCGCGGTGTACGCCGCCGATCGGATCGTCGCGTGGACCGAGCAGCGCCTCGTCGAGCGACGGAGCGGGTCGAACGGACGGAGCGTCAACTGGTCCGACTGA
- a CDS encoding DUF6757 family protein, with protein sequence MQCHYCDDDATVAAESDGIKVGLCEAHFQERLEELAESDALEDLRERVDVDHKD encoded by the coding sequence ATGCAGTGTCATTACTGCGACGACGACGCCACCGTCGCCGCCGAATCCGACGGCATCAAGGTGGGACTCTGTGAGGCGCACTTTCAGGAGCGTCTCGAAGAGCTCGCCGAGTCCGACGCCCTCGAAGACCTCCGCGAGCGCGTCGACGTAGACCACAAAGACTGA